In Drosophila ananassae strain 14024-0371.13 chromosome 3R, ASM1763931v2, whole genome shotgun sequence, the DNA window AAACGCTCCGATCAGATAGCCCAGGGCCAGTAGATCCGCAATGTTTGTGCCTGCCAGGAACACCACCGCTAGGGTGAACCAGTAGAAGCCGCACAGCACTCCGTTCTTGAGTATATCCGAGTAGTTGCGGATATAGGAGCAGAAGTCGTGGGTGGGATTGTCGAAGGGCACACGTCCAAGCTGGGCAATGTCCGCGATGACACTGCGGTTGCTGCCTCCGGGGTAATCATCATTACTGGCGTAGCGCGCCTCTATGCAGAAGATGCTCTTCTGGCGGTTCAGGATAACCAACACCATGAAATCAAATATCAGCTTGGGCACATGGTTGAAGTGCAGGGCTCCTGGAAGCATGGTCCAGCGCTGTATGCTCTCGCCAAAGGCGTCCTTGTCCCAAGGATAAACTGAAAGAGAAATCATAGAAAATCAAAGACAATTCCTGAAAGAAGTCTTGTCCATCTTACCCATACAAAAGCTCGGTGGCAGACCCACCAGCACAATGTACTGCGTCAATATGGAGATGGCAAAGAAGGCCTGGAACACGCCCCAGATCTTGGCGCACTGAGAGCGCCGGAGCAGCAGGAGCACCACCAGCCATAGGGCATACACAACAGCCACAATGTCCTGACGATAGGTGATGGTGGAGACCAGGGCGATCAGCGAAATCTCGATGCCAAATTTGTAGAAGCCAAAATTGAAGAGATACTTGACCAGACCCACCAAATCCTTCTCGGCATCGGCCCGAACGATGTTGGGGAAGAGGAGTTTGGTAGGCGGGGCGTTCAGGGCACCGATCTTGACTCGCATTTGCAGCTGCCGCAAGGTGATTACGGCGTGCAAGGTCACAATCACCATGTAGATGATGTAGGTTCGGAGTAAGCTCATCAGGCCACCCTCCAGCTTGTCCGCCTTGGTCAGACCCACCCACTCGGCGTTGTTGGCGGTGCGGTTATCCGACTGTGGGGGAATACAACAAAGGTTCAAACTGATTCAATTTCTAGAAAACGGTGTCACTCACGCAAACCACATTGTACTGGGAGTGACTGAGGTACTCGATCTGGTAGATCATCTTCGACAATACTATGATGGTGACAATGAACGAGATGAGGCGACTGATCACCACCTGGATGGCCTTGCGCGACGTGGCGCCCAGCACGCAGAAGCCCACGAAGACGATGTGCAGGACACACACCTCGCTGACACTGCAGACAAAGGCGGCTATGTAGACGGCCTTCATGATGTGCAGCTCCAGGAAGCGCCAAAAGACATCCTTGAAGTTCTTGAATATGTACTCGGACTTGTTCTTGATCTTGCGGAACGAAATGCGCACCAAATCCCGCACCGAGGTCTCGAAATCTGTGGTGGCACCAGGAGGCGCTGCCTCGGCTGAAGGTCCTTGCGAGCGTCGCAACGAATTGGCACTGCCCCGCCGCCTTGAGGGAGCTGGCTCCAAGGCCGTCGTCTCCGTGGGCCTCTGTGTGGCTGAGCCGCCAGCTgtcggctgctgttgcagcGAGGCGATGAAGCGCTTGTGGAAGTAGTGCACCTGGATGACGGTCAGGATCACGATTATTGTAGGCGAGACCAGGTGTAGGAACAGGTCCTTGGTCTGATATCGCTTGAGACCAATATCGGTTTGTCTGAAAGAGGCATGGAAGGTATTATTCTCAGGATCTATAATACTGTAGAAGTAAAAACTTACAGCGTCTTGGACACATTAAGGTAGTCGTACCAATACGTATCAAACTTATCGAACTGATATGTGTAGATCAATATTAGGATGGACATGGCGTAGAAGATCAGGAACAGCCAGAAGCCGTACATGATCTTCACCCAGGCCTTGGACGATGATTGAAAGACCAGCAAGAAGAATAGGAACAGGGCCATGTAGCAGATGCGGAAGCCGGTCATATTCTCGCCGGTGATCGCGCACAAAAAGATCACGAGCACCAGCAGCCAAATCCAGAGCCGGACCAACAGGTTCTTGATCACATCGCCGGCCTTCTTTAGGAACTTTGAGGTCTTCTTGCCGTCGTTTATGAGGTAACTGGATCCGGCCGATCCCACGGTGATCTGCAGGGGTGCAATTATGTCCGCCAGTGTACTATCCCGCCGACGATCGCGTTTCTCCTTGAAGAACTGACGCGACGTCACCCAGAACATCAGAACGAAGGCAGTTTTCACGATGAGGGGCACACACGGACGCATCTGGTTCTCCTTGGGCCGCTCGAATCCAATCTGCTGCAGGTTAATGCCCGCCGTCTGCAGAGAGATGATTAAATTAACTTCAATTTACAGCGCCTGATGATCTGCACTTACGGAAACCTTCGTGGGCAGCTCGCTGTTCTCCAGATCCATGCCGTAAATGTACTGGGCCACCAGCAGCACTTCGGCATAGAGCACGATGAAGGGACTGGACCGCATCATGGCCTTGCGTTGGTTGGGGATCATCCAGAGGACGTTGGCCCAGAGAAGCAGCACAAAGGTCAGCCAACTGTGGTAGACAATGGACCAGGCCTGGATTGGGAAAGAGATGAGTGAAATTGTGATGTGAGAAACCCCATGTAGAACTTACCATCATCAGAATGTTGGTGAATATGTAGCTGTTCTGGTAGATGAAGCCACCCACGCTGACAAATCCGTACGATATCTGATCCAGAATGGAGGTGGTGGTGTTCTCCTGCTCGGATCGTTGCTCCATAGAGTCCAGCTGGATGTCATTGCCCCGCTGCGTGGAACTGGCGGGCACTGATGATCCACCGTCCAGAGGCTGAGGGGTTCGGGACTTCCGAGTGCTCTGGCGTACCAACTGAAGGAGTTGAGGGATTTCATTAATTATCATTATCATAAATCATTGAAAACAGACACAGAATGGAAAGATTGTTTCTCTAATTTAGATATTTACATACAAGAAGGTCTAGAGTTCTAGGGCATCTACGGGTGTTTTAGGTTTTAAACGTTGACGGGTTACTATCCGGGTGAGAGTTGCTAACTAGTTGGGATCGCTTATTGCGGTGCTTTATGGCCCAGTACACGAAACACATTCACACTTACGCGGTTGGTTAGTAGCTATGTTTGGATTACAATTGGTTAGGATGTCGTATGACTGGTAGGAGACTACTAGCGGGATTAGTACTCTAGGTCGCAATGGATGTTAGACAAGAACACACGTTTACATCGACAAATGACAGAGATTGGTAACAAaaagatagatagatagatagaggCGTTCAGACAGCTAGAGCTCTATACTAATGTTAGGTTTTTGGCATAAATGGTATCTGGAGGATCGGGATCGGGGGCGCAAAGTGGAGTTAGTTTACGTACAGGCGTCGTCTCAGTCGGTTCATTCAACGTAGCACGCTGATCACGGCGCAAAGAAACCTAAAGCGGAAGTAATAAAAGAGAGAgcataaacaaaaatcaaaagaaaaccaaacaaaGGTAGGCTAAGGAGTCGGGAAAGCGCAAATCAGGATTATAGAAT includes these proteins:
- the LOC6498313 gene encoding piezo-type mechanosensitive ion channel component isoform X12, translating into MAFSYACLVLQRVVVPAVLVLAALMRPVGISFVYMLMFFMSPFVPLATRRNFKGSVTAFFLILLALSTLVLLGHITLQIVAVSVTLPPLYNCSFSERLLRHIGFVSFINLRPLAIIEWLAPEVLVFATSLGSYLSVKRVASQTVSSEQLENGEVTEGQAENAQASQAPTTDANGGGDVQQATATTPLQQQQQQLRKRVSMISQHIHFEGLIKISPLFCLATLFFAAVLRPSVPGGFYFLIFLLAGTYWATCQTLQRGFALLLRFVMVVLVLHSLSIVSYQTPWMQVHLNHTKLTARLIGLEPLIESYCASDIRVMFYNNTLYLDSYLNPFALFFAYFALALTTKHLIKPRLEAKPATAFGQQLDCNSSSITGNNTGNKVNRQLSLLTSQTTRSRRDGSFTGGGGTTTTTTTTTTATSATTIRNQRLSVSLRRDQRATLNEPTETTPLVRQSTRKSRTPQPLDGGSSVPASSTQRGNDIQLDSMEQRSEQENTTTSILDQISYGFVSVGGFIYQNSYIFTNILMMAWSIVYHSWLTFVLLLWANVLWMIPNQRKAMMRSSPFIVLYAEVLLVAQYIYGMDLENSELPTKVSTAGINLQQIGFERPKENQMRPCVPLIVKTAFVLMFWVTSRQFFKEKRDRRRDSTLADIIAPLQITVGSAGSSYLINDGKKTSKFLKKAGDVIKNLLVRLWIWLLVLVIFLCAITGENMTGFRICYMALFLFFLLVFQSSSKAWVKIMYGFWLFLIFYAMSILILIYTYQFDKFDTYWYDYLNVSKTLQTDIGLKRYQTKDLFLHLVSPTIIVILTVIQVHYFHKRFIASLQQQPTAGGSATQRPTETTALEPAPSRRRGSANSLRRSQGPSAEAAPPGATTDFETSVRDLVRISFRKIKNKSEYIFKNFKDVFWRFLELHIMKAVYIAAFVCSVSEVCVLHIVFVGFCVLGATSRKAIQVVISRLISFIVTIIVLSKMIYQIEYLSHSQYNVVCSDNRTANNAEWVGLTKADKLEGGLMSLLRTYIIYMVIVTLHAVITLRQLQMRVKIGALNAPPTKLLFPNIVRADAEKDLVGLVKYLFNFGFYKFGIEISLIALVSTITYRQDIVAVVYALWLVVLLLLRRSQCAKIWGVFQAFFAISILTQYIVLVGLPPSFCMVYPWDKDAFGESIQRWTMLPGALHFNHVPKLIFDFMVLVILNRQKSIFCIEARYASNDDYPGGSNRSVIADIAQLGRVPFDNPTHDFCSYIRNYSDILKNGVLCGFYWFTLAVVFLAGTNIADLLALGYLIGAFVFLWQGSDFYLRPIHTIISRWKWLLAFNVTNILIKTSFQMAGCLFMTPLTTHCCWLVHMLGITCTSNVPAVVSEVTDEPYPPGECPKITHQVVLLWDTICFAFIIFQLRIFKSHYFCHIITDTKANNILASRGADIIESLRQKQITHRHDHEKQVLHKIKRKMERIRATQQKMLRPLDKQTHFDEHGYPLPAPTVRRRKEIKLHPHATRAGDYYMFEEMDDKFELDLIHDEIDFLEEENITESEMKMQRRKTLYDVWKDLNDAEYRRHFYMRERSYASEPGSRIALKLEDEKAKVSHELGLTTDDEEDDDTIECDLGIRTSTLSEPLDFGRRSQTLLEVVSLNWIDLESPPELYTRFDWHSLLFAHESCRPADGRTHLKLYRNTQL